A section of the Maylandia zebra isolate NMK-2024a linkage group LG8, Mzebra_GT3a, whole genome shotgun sequence genome encodes:
- the lmf1 gene encoding lipase maturation factor 1 isoform X2 codes for MLGAGLIKIRGDKCWRDLTCMDYHYETQPVPNPMSYYIHRSPWWFHRFETLSNHFVELIVPFFTFLGRRLCMVNGAIQILFQVVLIVSGNLSFLNWLTIVPSLACFDDASLGFLFRSGAGAKKAVLEIQSEDVAGRTPAPTKGMLIRQVVNISLGILIGCLSIPVVTNLLSSRQVMNTSFDPLRIVNTYGAFGSITKERTEVIFQGTLSPDPKDPEALWEEYQFMCKPGDVYRRPCLLSPYHYRLDWLMWFAAFQTYEQSEWVIHIAGRLLSNDSTVLSLLDHNPFQGRDSPRWVRGEHFRYKFSQPGSASAAQGKWWLRKRIGAYFPPVNLEGLRGYFQSRNWPHPHLQQNRK; via the exons ACCCAACCAGTTCCCAATCCCATGTCCTACTACATTCACCGCTCTCCGTGGTGGTTCCATCGCTTTGAGACCTTGTCGAACCACTTTGTCGAACTCATCGTCCCGTTCTTCACTTTCCTCGGCAGGCGGCTGTGTATGGTTAATGGAGCAATCCAGATCCTTTTCCAG GTGGTTTTGATAGTGAGCGGGAACCTTAGCTTTCTGAACTGGCTCACCATCGTTCCCAGTTTGGCCTGCTTTGACGATGCATCGCTGGGCTTCTTGTTTCGCTCTGGGGCTGGAGCCAAGAAAGCAGTGCTGGAGATACAGAGTGAGGATGTAGCTGGACGCACCCCAGCACCTACCAAAG gtATGTTGATTCGTCAGGTGGTTAACATATCTTTGGgcattctgattggctgcctgagCATCCCTGTGGTGACGAACCTGCTGAGTTCCAGGCAGGTGATGAACACATCCTTTGACCCGCTGCGCATTGTCAACACGTACGGAGCGTTTGGCAG CATCACTAAGGAACGTACTGAGGTGATTTTCCAGGGCACTCTGAGCCCAGATCCCAAGGACCCTGAAGCATTGTGGGAGGAGTACCAGTTCATGTGCAAGCCAGGGGACGTGTACCGGCGGCCGTGCCTCCTCTCGCCGTACCACTATCGACTGGACTGGCTCATGTGGTTCGCTGCCTTCCAG ACCTACGAGCAGAGCGAGTGGGTGATCCACATAGCAGGACGCCTGCTGTCCAACGACAGCACAGTCCTCTCACTTCTCGACCACAACCCGTTCCAAGGCAGAGACTCACCCAG GTGGGTTCGGGGAGAACATTTCAGGTACAAGTTCAGCCAGCCAGGCAGTGCCAGCGCAGCACAGGGCAAGTGGTGGCTGAGGAAACGCATCGGAGCTTACTTCCCTCCTGTGAACCTGGAAGGACTCAGGGGCTACTTCCAATCCAGGAACTGGCCCCATCCGCATTTACAGCAGAACAGAAAGTAA